Proteins encoded together in one Rhipicephalus sanguineus isolate Rsan-2018 chromosome 9, BIME_Rsan_1.4, whole genome shotgun sequence window:
- the LOC119405101 gene encoding tetratricopeptide repeat protein 39B isoform X1 gives MSFWTMSLENVNEAATVRPCPDEDAEVFEDALDVSSPRIETRPADTVNVERAAEEATRALDLLLSNQFGEALKRMKPKAHESMYHALGQSTIMFMQAVLTIDMSDIKSAQEAIRQGVEVCNRMRRRTSAVARMLLRPDYNTYTMQEIHAELCYAECLLENAILTFVEDQSLVTFIKGGLKIRSCYQSYKECMQMLATRNWESSKEKEHFESGVHLGVGAFNLLISQLPTRILKLLEFIGFSGNKVLGLRELEDGCMMQDYLRGPLCSIVLVAYHTFVLYILGLGDGDLELSERLVKGLLSKYPKGVLSLFFNARMHQVKGQIENAINQYYEAIEAQNEWIPFHYICYWELLWCHCFRCDWDRAIETADILRKGCRWSKATYVYIQASCLYAKYREGSTELMEEIGNLLRQVPGLKQKIAGKSIPIEKFVVKKSQKFFDNGQRLTLPVVEIMYMWNSFPMIGRNEKLLLQILGLIENTLPTVSREKEMDERYVDDYCLAMLLKGVCMRYMGHPLQSEECFLEVFKYQDQILEDTYLLPFAAAELGFLSMQQQQYTKAKEWLDQARNNYRDYLLESLVHFRIHSALKSLRSGGHLSPRSDPTTPSPTNSPFPSPLNTPTHGVMVNGFPFLSTSPGITKKVMHPPIPNAGEEGIVGAD, from the exons GATCGAGACGCGGCCTGCGGACACCGTGAACGTGGAGCGGGCGGCCGAAGAGGCGACCCGAGCCCTCGACCTTCTACTCAGCAACCAGTTCGGGGAGGCGCTCAAGCGAATGAAGCCCAA GGCCCACGAAAGCATGTACCATGCGCTGGGGCAGTCCACCATCATGTTCATGCAGGCAGTGCTCACCATAGACATG AGTGACATCAAGAGTGCACAGGAAGCGATCCGGCAGGGCGTCGAAGTGTGCAACCGGATGCGCCGCAGAACCTCGGCCGTGGCACGGATGCTGCTCCGGCCGGACTACAACACCTACACCATGC AGGAAATCCACGCGGAACTGTGCTACGCCGAGTGCCTTCTGGAGAACGCCATCCTGACGTTCGTCGAAGATCAGAGCCTGGTGACCTTCATCAAGGGAGGGCTCAAGATCCGGTCTTGTTACCAGTCCTACAA AGAATGTATGCAAATGCTGGCAACAAGGAACTGGGAGAGTTCAAAGGAAAAGGAACACTTTGAGAGCGGTGTTCACTTGGGCGTCGGTGCATTTAACCTG TTGATCTCTCAACTTCCAACGCGGATCTTGAAGCTCCTGGAATTCATAGGATTCTCCGGAAACAAG GTGCTGGGATTGCGAGAACTAGAAGATGGCTGCATGATGCAAGACTACCTCCGTGGGCCTCTGTGCAGTATTGTGCTTGTGGCGTATCACACGTTCGTCCTCTACATCCTGG GACTTGGCGACGGAGATCTAGAACTTTCTGAAAGGCTAGTGAAGGGCCTTCTAAGTAAATATCCAAAG GGCGTACTCAGTTTGTTTTTCAATGCAAGGATGCATCAGGTCAAGGGCCAGATAGAAAAT gcaATAAACCAGTATTATGAAGCGATTGAGGCACAGAATGAGTGGATTCCTTTCCATTATATTTGCTACTGGGAACTGCTTTGGTGCCATTG CTTTAGGTGCGACTGGGACCGAGCCATTGAGACTGCTGACATCCTGCGCAAGGGTTGTCGCTGGTCCAAGGCCACCTATGTCTACATCCAGGCTTCCTGCCTCTATGCCAAGTACAGGGAGGGCAGTACGGAACTCATGGAAGAGATTGGGAACCTCCTCAG GCAAGTTCCGGGCCTCAAGCAGAAAATTGCCGGCAAATCCATTCCCATCGAGAAGTTTGTCGTAAAGAAGTCTCAAAAGTTCTTCGACAATGGCCAGCGGCTCACTCTACCTGTCGTG GAAATTATGTACATGTGGAACAGCTTCCCCATGATCGGACGCAACGAGAAGCTTCTGCTCCAGATCTTAGGACTCATCGAAAACACTCTGCCCACAGTTTCGAGGGAGAAAG AGATGGACGAGAGGTACGTTGACGACTACTGTCTCGCAATGCTGCTGAAGGGAGTGTGCATGCGCTACATGGGCCACCCCCTGCAATCTGAGGAGTGCTTCCTGGAAGTTTTCAAGTA TCAGGACCAGATACTGGAGGACACGTACCTGCTGCCTTTTGCCGCCGCTGAGCTGGGCTTCCTCTCTATGCAGCAGCAACAGTACACCAAGGCCAAGGAATGGCTGGACCAGGCCAG GAACAACTACCGCGACTACCTGCTTGAGTCTCTGGTGCACTTCCGGATCCACTCGGCGCTCAAGTCGCTCCGCAGCGGAGGCCACCTGTCGCCCCGATCCGACCCGACGACGCCGTCGCCCACCAACTCCCCGTTCCCGTCGCCCCTGAACACGCCGACGCACGGCGTGATGGTCAACGGCTTCCCTTTCCTGAGCACCAGCCCGGGCATCACGAAGAAAGTGATGCACCCGCCCATTCCGAACGCTGGCGAGGAAGGCATCGTGGGTGCCGACTGA
- the LOC119405101 gene encoding tetratricopeptide repeat protein 39B isoform X2 yields MASKEGETFHDAKDDAEPEVFEDALDVSSPRIETRPADTVNVERAAEEATRALDLLLSNQFGEALKRMKPKAHESMYHALGQSTIMFMQAVLTIDMSDIKSAQEAIRQGVEVCNRMRRRTSAVARMLLRPDYNTYTMQEIHAELCYAECLLENAILTFVEDQSLVTFIKGGLKIRSCYQSYKECMQMLATRNWESSKEKEHFESGVHLGVGAFNLLISQLPTRILKLLEFIGFSGNKVLGLRELEDGCMMQDYLRGPLCSIVLVAYHTFVLYILGLGDGDLELSERLVKGLLSKYPKGVLSLFFNARMHQVKGQIENAINQYYEAIEAQNEWIPFHYICYWELLWCHCFRCDWDRAIETADILRKGCRWSKATYVYIQASCLYAKYREGSTELMEEIGNLLRQVPGLKQKIAGKSIPIEKFVVKKSQKFFDNGQRLTLPVVEIMYMWNSFPMIGRNEKLLLQILGLIENTLPTVSREKEMDERYVDDYCLAMLLKGVCMRYMGHPLQSEECFLEVFKYQDQILEDTYLLPFAAAELGFLSMQQQQYTKAKEWLDQARNNYRDYLLESLVHFRIHSALKSLRSGGHLSPRSDPTTPSPTNSPFPSPLNTPTHGVMVNGFPFLSTSPGITKKVMHPPIPNAGEEGIVGAD; encoded by the exons GATCGAGACGCGGCCTGCGGACACCGTGAACGTGGAGCGGGCGGCCGAAGAGGCGACCCGAGCCCTCGACCTTCTACTCAGCAACCAGTTCGGGGAGGCGCTCAAGCGAATGAAGCCCAA GGCCCACGAAAGCATGTACCATGCGCTGGGGCAGTCCACCATCATGTTCATGCAGGCAGTGCTCACCATAGACATG AGTGACATCAAGAGTGCACAGGAAGCGATCCGGCAGGGCGTCGAAGTGTGCAACCGGATGCGCCGCAGAACCTCGGCCGTGGCACGGATGCTGCTCCGGCCGGACTACAACACCTACACCATGC AGGAAATCCACGCGGAACTGTGCTACGCCGAGTGCCTTCTGGAGAACGCCATCCTGACGTTCGTCGAAGATCAGAGCCTGGTGACCTTCATCAAGGGAGGGCTCAAGATCCGGTCTTGTTACCAGTCCTACAA AGAATGTATGCAAATGCTGGCAACAAGGAACTGGGAGAGTTCAAAGGAAAAGGAACACTTTGAGAGCGGTGTTCACTTGGGCGTCGGTGCATTTAACCTG TTGATCTCTCAACTTCCAACGCGGATCTTGAAGCTCCTGGAATTCATAGGATTCTCCGGAAACAAG GTGCTGGGATTGCGAGAACTAGAAGATGGCTGCATGATGCAAGACTACCTCCGTGGGCCTCTGTGCAGTATTGTGCTTGTGGCGTATCACACGTTCGTCCTCTACATCCTGG GACTTGGCGACGGAGATCTAGAACTTTCTGAAAGGCTAGTGAAGGGCCTTCTAAGTAAATATCCAAAG GGCGTACTCAGTTTGTTTTTCAATGCAAGGATGCATCAGGTCAAGGGCCAGATAGAAAAT gcaATAAACCAGTATTATGAAGCGATTGAGGCACAGAATGAGTGGATTCCTTTCCATTATATTTGCTACTGGGAACTGCTTTGGTGCCATTG CTTTAGGTGCGACTGGGACCGAGCCATTGAGACTGCTGACATCCTGCGCAAGGGTTGTCGCTGGTCCAAGGCCACCTATGTCTACATCCAGGCTTCCTGCCTCTATGCCAAGTACAGGGAGGGCAGTACGGAACTCATGGAAGAGATTGGGAACCTCCTCAG GCAAGTTCCGGGCCTCAAGCAGAAAATTGCCGGCAAATCCATTCCCATCGAGAAGTTTGTCGTAAAGAAGTCTCAAAAGTTCTTCGACAATGGCCAGCGGCTCACTCTACCTGTCGTG GAAATTATGTACATGTGGAACAGCTTCCCCATGATCGGACGCAACGAGAAGCTTCTGCTCCAGATCTTAGGACTCATCGAAAACACTCTGCCCACAGTTTCGAGGGAGAAAG AGATGGACGAGAGGTACGTTGACGACTACTGTCTCGCAATGCTGCTGAAGGGAGTGTGCATGCGCTACATGGGCCACCCCCTGCAATCTGAGGAGTGCTTCCTGGAAGTTTTCAAGTA TCAGGACCAGATACTGGAGGACACGTACCTGCTGCCTTTTGCCGCCGCTGAGCTGGGCTTCCTCTCTATGCAGCAGCAACAGTACACCAAGGCCAAGGAATGGCTGGACCAGGCCAG GAACAACTACCGCGACTACCTGCTTGAGTCTCTGGTGCACTTCCGGATCCACTCGGCGCTCAAGTCGCTCCGCAGCGGAGGCCACCTGTCGCCCCGATCCGACCCGACGACGCCGTCGCCCACCAACTCCCCGTTCCCGTCGCCCCTGAACACGCCGACGCACGGCGTGATGGTCAACGGCTTCCCTTTCCTGAGCACCAGCCCGGGCATCACGAAGAAAGTGATGCACCCGCCCATTCCGAACGCTGGCGAGGAAGGCATCGTGGGTGCCGACTGA
- the LOC119405102 gene encoding trafficking protein particle complex subunit 13, giving the protein MDHRDQLLALKVMRLTRPSLFTTLPVVCDSRDIPGSMWMQELKQDLGAPLGLELFGAGSFLMLPQSFGNIYLGETFSCYMSVHNDSQTTVRDVSVRAELQTDSQKVLLAGRADGAVAVAELAPNSSIDEVIHHEVKDINTHILVCTVNYSTQAGEKLHFRKFFKFQVYKPLDVKTKFYNAESDEVYLEAQLQNITSSPICLEKVALEPSPYFNVCQLNTCGDNQSVFGPVNFLNPHDTRQYLFSLSPRAPSTETGEPVAQPEKRRSGVTSIGKLDIVWRSAMGERGRLQTSQLERIAPGYEDIKLTIESAPSTVNLEEPFEIACSVMNTCQRTMDLVLALENLPSSGLLWQGMSGQSLGKLEPQATIRIRLEAVPFRTGLQSISGIKLSDTYLKQTYDYDEIACVLVCANGTTVSC; this is encoded by the exons ATGGATCACAGGGATCAGTTGCTCGCGCTAAAGGTCATGCGCCTGACGCGGCCATCCCTCTTCACGACGTTGCCAGTCGTGTGCGACTCCCGGGACATACCGGGTAGCATGTGGATGCAAGAGCTGAAGCAGGACCTGGGAGCTCCGTTAGGTCTGGAGCTCTTCGGCGCCGGCAGCTTCCTCATGCTACCCCAGAGCTTCGGCAACATCTACTTGGGTGAGACGTTTTCCTGCTACATGAGCGTACACAACGACAGCCAGACCACCGTGCGCGACGTGTCGGTCAGGGCCGAGCTACAGACCGATTCGCAGAAGGTGTTGCTGGCCGGTCGCGCCGACGGTGCTGTAGCGGTCGCCGAACTGGCTCCCAACAGTAGCATCGACGAAGTGATCCACCACGAAGTGAAGGACATCAACACGCACATACTCGTATGCACCGTCAACTACTCGACGCAGGCCGGGGAGAAACTGCACTTCCGGAAGTTCTTCAAGTTCCAG GTATACAAGCCACTTGACGTCAAGACGAAGTTCTACAACGCCGAGTCTGACGAGGTCTACCTTGAGGCGCAGCTTCAGAACATTACCTCCTCGCCGATATGCCTCGAGAAAGTGGCGCTCGAACCGTCCCCATACTTCAACGTCTGCCAACTCAACACGTGCGGAGACAACCAGAGCGTATTTGGTCCTGTCAACTTCCTGAACCCGCACGACACACGGCAGTATTTATTCAGCCTGTCGCCCCGGGCTCCATCCACCGAGACGGGCGAGCCGGTAGCGCAGCCCGAGAAACGCCGCAGCGGCGTCACCAGCATCGGCAAGCTCGACATCGTCTGGCGTTCGGCCATGGGCGAGAGAGGGCGTCTGCAGACGTCGCAGCTAGAGCGGATAGCACCCGGCTACGAAGACATCAAGCTCACGATCGAGTCGGCGCCGAGCACCGTGAACCTCGAGGAGCCGTTCGAAATCGCCTGCTCCGTGATGAACACGTGCCAGAGGACGATGGACCTGGTTCTCGCGCTCGAAAACCTGCCGTCTTCGGGTCTACTCTGGCAAGGCATGTCGGGTCAGAGCCTCGGCAAGCTGGAACCCCAGGCGACCATTCGCATCCGGCTCGAGGCAGTTCCATTCCGGACGGGACTCCAGAGCATCTCGGGGATCAAGCTGTCGGACACTTACCTCAAGCAGACGTACGACTACGACGAGATAGCATGCGTGCTCGTGTGCGCCAATGGAACGACAGTTTCGTGTTGA